AAGTTCATAATGAGTACAGTTGAAAAGAGAGTCTTTAGTTCGTCCTTTGTGGGCAGTTTCACTCGTTTCTTTGAACCTTTCGGTTGTCACGTTCTTTTCTCTATTGTCGCACTAGTTGATTTCCGCACGTGGGTAAGCCTCTGTGTTTGTAATCTCTTTCATTTGGATCGATCTCCAACCCTTCTGCAACCTTTTACTTTTATATTTCTGCATTGAAATGAGGCCGGCCACGTTAAGACTTGAAATACTTTGCACTGAACAAAGCATCAGGTTGTTTTGTGtttatgatttatttttgttgccGAGATCCATTTAAACGGTGGAATAGCAACAAGTCAACTCACTTTCACATTTCAAGTTCGTGGTCAGGTATCGTTTCATGACCGAAAGCATGCTCACCATAGTTCTGTCTAATCCAGTTGTATTCGAATGTTGCGCGGTAGCATCACGTTTAAGATTTCTCTTGTTGACCACCGTTGCTGTAGGCTATTGACCTTATACTAGAGATGAATTTTGATTAGGAGggttttagtttatttttgttgataAGATGAGAATTATTTATGGACATTCCGCAGTTTGGCGTTATGGCCAACTGTAATCATTTTCCCAATTCTAAATGCTTTTCTATGTATGATCCAAGGTCGGAAATTCGTAACTCAAGTCCTTGCTCATGCAGAAAAACAAggtagaaatttttaaaaaaatatttagtgGGGTTTTTCCTGTTGCATATGCGCCTCCCGTAATGACAGGCACAAAACGTTTCCACTTTTAACGCTATCGAGTTGTTATGTTTTGAGCGGCAAAGTGTCGTCCTTGGTGCTGTCAGTATTTTTCGTTGCTGCGAACAGAATTTGCATTTGGAATAGCGCTAAATAGTTGGTTATggttaaatttttctttgccatttAAAGCACGTTGCTAACGTAAAAGAAGCTACTGGGGGTGGGGGGCGTGTCACCATCGCGGGGAAAAGGAATTCCCCGAAAGAAAACATATTGACCCTCATCTGGCTGATCGTTTCATCttcgtatttcttttctaaGAGAACGAAACCTTGAAAAGGGGAAATCCTATGATAGAATATACTGGAATTATGGGATAACGAGTCGGTATGGAGTAATAATAGAAAGTATGCGTGTTCACGTTTAAAAAtgagtttcttttaattttgcttacagcaagttttttttttactcgttttGACTATGAAGTAACGTTTGGTAAAGAGGCCGCcagaaatttctgaaaaaaaggggggagataTTGACAGGAATTAGATCAGTACAGTGGCGCAGTATCGTCTTTCACTCTCTCGTGCGGTCGTACTAAaccatttagaaaaaaaaaaaagatacaaaatatcaagagaaaagagaggagTATATAGAGAGTGAACTTTGGATCGCGAGTATCCGCTAGATTTTGATTGGGATCCGGGtacatactcaaaagccagaGTCGCTCTCAAAGCGATCGACAGTGCTAGAGTACTGCCCCCCTACGAGTCGATTTGTCACCAGAGTGACTCAGACTGAAGGATGAAACTGATTTGTTCATAAGAGCCTGTTTCTAGTCATCGTCTCTCGTTGAAACAGGTCGCCATAGGATGGGACGAGGCTGGCCGCGCTGTTGCGCTATTTCAGGCTTGGTTACTGCAGTCGTCGGTGCCGTCCTGGCCCTCACTTTTCCTTTACTCTACCACGCCATTCTCAATTATGTGAGTATATAGAAATGTTGTGTCTTGGCTTTTCGTAATGCTAACTTTATGTTCTGTTTACAAGGAATTATCGCTTCAAAAAGGGACGTTGTCCTACAAATTATGGGACGAACCTCCAGTGGCCATGTACATCAAATTTTATCTCTTTAATATAACCAACAGCGAAGATGTAGTAAACAATCAAGCGAAGCCTATTCTTCAACAGCTGGGACCATACACTTTCAAGTAAAAGTTAAAGAAATAAGCAGATATCCTCACTTTACAACAGTGTGGAGCGTTGGGGAGAGCGAGTAGATAACGACTGTGCTTGGTTCTGATTACACACATAGAGAATCGCACCATCGAGTCAACATCCAGCCTCACGACAACTATACGATGACTTATCAGCAACGTCGAGTCTGGCATTTCATCGAAGAACTTAGCAACGGAACCCTGCAGGATAATATTACGACTCTCAACGTTCCACTAgtggtaaacaaaaatatttaatgctgATAATGTTGAAGGAAATTGGCATTTGCTTcattatctgttttttttgtttgttttttttaaatatatgcAGGGCGCCACTTACACACTCCGTTTCCAGCCGCTTTGGTATAAAGTGGGCTTTAATCGAATTGTCAAATTGTTGGGCAGCCAAATGTTTGTGACAAAGAACGCTTCGGAATTGCTTTTCGATGGATATCCTGATCCTTTACTCGAACTTGGAAAACGTTTACCTCCAGGCACCTTTCCGCCCTTTGATAAATTTGCCTGGTTTTATCAAGTTagtcgttttttaaattattattgcTTGGTCTTTCGTCTATTAAACCtgagactttttttttattccgcaGCGCAACAACTCCGAGTCGTACGACGGGGTGTTTAATATCTTTACCGGTGAGGATCACATTAGCAAGATGGGCGAGATGGACCTATGGAATTACACATCACAAACAAagtatttcttttatctttatATCAAAGTTttgccattttattttcattaattgAAACGTTTTCAGTTATTATGAATCTTATTGTGGAATGGTCAATGGGTCTTTTGGTGAAGCCTGGCCCCCGCGCCGTAATAAAACCAATATCTCGATGTACATCACTGACATCTGCAGGTTAGCACGAAAATGTCACCTGTTCTAAGCTCACAGGCAACCAAGTGATTTTGAATGCAGAACGGTGACCCTAGACTACGAAAAGGACGTGGTGGATGTAGGCGTGTCATCCTACCGTTTTGCGGCCAATGAAAAGGTGTTCTCGA
This genomic stretch from Daphnia carinata strain CSIRO-1 chromosome 4, CSIRO_AGI_Dcar_HiC_V3, whole genome shotgun sequence harbors:
- the LOC130687384 gene encoding protein croquemort-like isoform X1 codes for the protein MFVFASSIGRSRYAEKMATEIRDFNDVVKETSSSSTTDSHMPLIDDLRSETATTSNHVYSLNNDDEGGRHRMGRGWPRCCAISGLVTAVVGAVLALTFPLLYHAILNYELSLQKGTLSYKLWDEPPVAMYIKFYLFNITNSEDVVNNQAKPILQQLGPYTFKESHHRVNIQPHDNYTMTYQQRRVWHFIEELSNGTLQDNITTLNVPLVGATYTLRFQPLWYKVGFNRIVKLLGSQMFVTKNASELLFDGYPDPLLELGKRLPPGTFPPFDKFAWFYQRNNSESYDGVFNIFTGEDHISKMGEMDLWNYTSQTNYYESYCGMVNGSFGEAWPPRRNKTNISMYITDICRTVTLDYEKDVVDVGVSSYRFAANEKVFSNSTDHPDNWCFCSGGVCNPSGVGNSSTCRFGAPVFVSYPHYYLADPYYINQVEGLSPKKNLHQFYIDLEPEMAVPTSVRARLQINILIEPDIDIEVVRNFQRIFLPLVWFEISADLTSDLGFWINFANQLPMYGTAAFFAIFCLSLVGVAVSGVFLVKRRSRTHAIASVDPNSKESDTTDS
- the LOC130687384 gene encoding protein croquemort-like isoform X2, translated to MATEIRDFNDVVKETSSSSTTDSHMPLIDDLRSETATTSNHVYSLNNDDEGGRHRMGRGWPRCCAISGLVTAVVGAVLALTFPLLYHAILNYELSLQKGTLSYKLWDEPPVAMYIKFYLFNITNSEDVVNNQAKPILQQLGPYTFKESHHRVNIQPHDNYTMTYQQRRVWHFIEELSNGTLQDNITTLNVPLVGATYTLRFQPLWYKVGFNRIVKLLGSQMFVTKNASELLFDGYPDPLLELGKRLPPGTFPPFDKFAWFYQRNNSESYDGVFNIFTGEDHISKMGEMDLWNYTSQTNYYESYCGMVNGSFGEAWPPRRNKTNISMYITDICRTVTLDYEKDVVDVGVSSYRFAANEKVFSNSTDHPDNWCFCSGGVCNPSGVGNSSTCRFGAPVFVSYPHYYLADPYYINQVEGLSPKKNLHQFYIDLEPEMAVPTSVRARLQINILIEPDIDIEVVRNFQRIFLPLVWFEISADLTSDLGFWINFANQLPMYGTAAFFAIFCLSLVGVAVSGVFLVKRRSRTHAIASVDPNSKESDTTDS